In Paraburkholderia sprentiae WSM5005, a genomic segment contains:
- a CDS encoding MFS transporter, which yields MSMDSVTTADALAPHASRSSVSRLILATSIGNALEFYDLIVYGYFAAVLSRTFFPVHDRTVSLLLTLGTFALSYLARPIGALVLGSFSDRKGRKASLTLSIGMMTLGTAMIALMPSYAAIGILAPIGVFASRLLQGFSAGGEFGSSTAFLIEHAPARKGFMASWQFSSQGASTLLASLFGAVLTSTLTPAQLEGWGWRIPFLFGMLIGPVGFYIRRRIDETPEFERAEKSASPVRELLATQKERVLVSIGALVLTTTANYMLLYMPTYAARQLGLAPSSGFIATLVAGLIMMVLTPIVGHLSDKVGRVRIMLGAGVLFFATVYPAFVLMNARPSLGSLLAAVMWVALLKATYFAPIPALMSELFPTRTRTTGMALGYNIGTTVFGGFTPLAVAALIAATGNNLAPGLYLMLAAVISLFTVTWARVRLHAR from the coding sequence ATGAGCATGGACTCCGTCACCACCGCCGACGCGCTCGCGCCGCACGCCTCGCGCTCGAGCGTATCGCGGCTGATTCTCGCGACCTCGATCGGCAACGCGCTGGAGTTTTACGATCTCATCGTGTACGGCTACTTCGCGGCGGTGCTGTCGCGCACCTTTTTTCCGGTGCACGACCGCACCGTGTCGCTGCTCCTCACGCTCGGCACCTTCGCGCTGTCGTATCTGGCACGACCGATCGGAGCGCTCGTGCTCGGCTCGTTCAGCGACCGCAAAGGCCGCAAAGCATCGCTGACGCTGTCGATCGGGATGATGACGCTCGGCACCGCCATGATCGCGCTGATGCCGTCGTATGCGGCGATCGGCATACTCGCGCCGATCGGCGTATTCGCGTCGCGGTTGTTGCAGGGATTCTCGGCCGGCGGCGAGTTCGGCAGCTCGACCGCGTTTCTGATCGAACATGCGCCGGCGCGCAAAGGCTTCATGGCGAGCTGGCAGTTCTCGAGCCAAGGCGCGAGCACGCTGCTCGCGTCGCTGTTCGGCGCGGTGTTGACGAGCACGCTGACGCCCGCCCAACTCGAAGGCTGGGGCTGGCGCATTCCGTTTCTGTTCGGCATGCTGATCGGTCCGGTCGGGTTCTATATCCGCCGCCGCATCGACGAAACGCCGGAGTTCGAGCGCGCGGAAAAGTCCGCCTCGCCGGTGCGCGAACTGCTCGCGACTCAAAAGGAACGCGTGCTCGTGTCGATCGGCGCCCTCGTGTTGACGACCACCGCCAACTACATGCTGCTCTATATGCCGACGTACGCGGCGCGGCAACTCGGACTCGCGCCGTCGTCGGGCTTCATCGCGACGCTCGTCGCCGGTCTGATCATGATGGTGCTCACGCCGATCGTCGGGCATCTGTCCGACAAGGTGGGCCGCGTGCGCATCATGCTCGGCGCCGGCGTGCTGTTTTTCGCGACCGTCTATCCGGCCTTCGTGCTGATGAACGCGCGCCCGTCGCTCGGCTCGTTGCTTGCCGCGGTCATGTGGGTCGCGTTACTGAAGGCGACCTACTTCGCGCCGATTCCGGCCTTGATGTCCGAGCTGTTCCCGACCCGCACGCGCACGACCGGCATGGCGCTCGGCTACAACATCGGCACCACCGTGTTCGGCGGCTTCACGCCGCTCGCCGTCGCTGCGCTGATCGCGGCGACCGGCAATAATCTCGCACCCGGCCTCTATCTCATGCTCGCGGCCGTGATCAGCCTTTTCACCGTGACGTGGGCGCGCGTGCGACTGCACGCACGCTGA
- a CDS encoding LysR family transcriptional regulator — translation MDNTALRYFLEVVRSGSLSKASENLYVAVSALSRQIAKLEEELGAALFERRPRGMVPSDAGRLLADYARRNLLDAERVTEEIRGLSNGGRATIRVASSEGVAPHFLPLVFARFLRMHPATHFQLDVSAPSIATQRVRDGTTDIAVCFSMAPEQDINVLHSQRAPIFALVRRDHPLAIRDSVSLADLLPWPLAINGPGVTIRQLFDIACSLEGLVFDPVFVSNYHAALHSFVLQTDAVTITGLLTVRGRLEADGFAVIPISNPELHQRTLQVQTMAGRTLPRVMQAFVEWLTGAIENPALLD, via the coding sequence ATCGATAACACCGCGCTGCGCTATTTCCTCGAAGTCGTGCGCAGCGGGTCGCTCAGCAAGGCGTCGGAGAATCTGTATGTCGCGGTATCGGCGCTGAGCCGGCAGATCGCGAAGCTGGAAGAGGAGCTCGGCGCGGCACTGTTCGAGCGGCGTCCGCGCGGCATGGTGCCGAGCGACGCCGGGCGGTTGCTCGCCGACTATGCGCGGCGCAACCTGCTCGACGCGGAGCGCGTGACCGAGGAGATTCGCGGCTTGAGCAACGGCGGCCGCGCGACGATTCGCGTCGCGAGTTCGGAAGGCGTCGCGCCGCATTTTCTGCCGCTGGTATTCGCGCGCTTTCTGCGCATGCATCCGGCCACGCATTTTCAGCTCGACGTATCGGCGCCGTCCATCGCGACGCAGCGCGTGCGCGACGGCACTACCGATATCGCAGTGTGCTTCAGCATGGCGCCCGAACAGGACATCAACGTGCTGCATTCGCAGCGCGCGCCGATCTTCGCGCTGGTGCGGCGCGATCATCCGCTGGCGATACGCGATTCCGTCTCGCTTGCCGATCTGCTGCCGTGGCCGCTTGCGATCAACGGCCCGGGCGTGACGATCCGCCAGCTATTCGATATCGCATGCAGTCTCGAAGGGCTCGTGTTCGATCCGGTGTTCGTCAGCAACTATCATGCGGCGCTGCACAGCTTCGTGCTGCAAACCGACGCGGTCACGATTACAGGCTTGCTGACCGTGCGCGGCAGGCTCGAGGCGGACGGCTTTGCCGTGATACCGATCAGTAATCCCGAGCTTCATCAGCGCACGCTGCAGGTGCAGACGATGGCGGGGCGCACGTTGCCGCGCGTGATGCAGGCGTTCGTCGAATGGCTGACGGGTGCGATCGAGAATCCCGCGTTGCTCGACTGA
- a CDS encoding extracellular solute-binding protein, whose product MRTMFTADQTGSSKPAFKRPIASAGAQAGAPLFQRRFLRGFSSIFASGFSSIGGSGFWCAVLCGVLPRVLRFVIGAFLCAGFGAAAPAAAADKVLHVLAWPGYADPDVVKAFETRYGAKVEVTLVDSDEALWAQMHSKGTPPFDVLAANTAEIRRYTQANLLAPLDLASLPNTKKQLPRFQALGAIDGLTSAGKVYAIPFTYSSMGLIYDRQQIPVAPHSMLELWNPRYRGKVLDFNSAQHNFSFTALALGYPHPFELDSAQMRTIAHKLVDLRRNLLTYYTLPEEATAFFIQHKVALMFGNYGTQQVQLLRRAGADVGYVIPDEGALAWLDCWSMTRAASDKPLALAWINYMLEPSVSALLTQRQGLANTLSEPAEGSADAHIVWLSPVEDIERREQLWARIVSGDRSERF is encoded by the coding sequence ATGCGCACGATGTTCACGGCGGATCAAACAGGCTCTTCCAAACCGGCTTTTAAGCGACCAATCGCGAGCGCCGGTGCGCAGGCTGGCGCGCCATTATTTCAGCGCCGGTTTTTGCGCGGTTTTTCGTCGATCTTTGCATCGGGATTTTCATCGATTGGCGGATCCGGATTTTGGTGCGCCGTTTTGTGCGGGGTTTTACCCCGCGTCTTGCGCTTCGTGATAGGGGCATTCCTGTGCGCCGGTTTCGGCGCGGCGGCGCCCGCCGCGGCCGCCGACAAAGTGCTGCACGTGCTGGCGTGGCCCGGCTATGCGGATCCGGACGTCGTGAAGGCGTTCGAAACGCGCTATGGCGCGAAGGTCGAGGTCACGCTCGTCGATTCGGACGAGGCGCTGTGGGCGCAGATGCACAGCAAGGGCACGCCGCCGTTCGACGTACTCGCCGCCAATACCGCGGAAATTCGCCGCTACACGCAGGCGAATCTGCTCGCGCCGCTCGATCTCGCGAGTCTGCCGAACACGAAGAAGCAGTTGCCGCGTTTCCAGGCACTCGGTGCGATCGACGGGCTGACGTCGGCGGGCAAGGTGTACGCGATTCCGTTCACGTATTCGTCGATGGGACTCATCTACGATCGTCAGCAGATTCCGGTGGCGCCCCATTCGATGCTCGAACTCTGGAACCCGCGCTATCGCGGCAAGGTGCTCGACTTCAATAGTGCGCAGCACAACTTCTCGTTCACCGCGCTCGCGCTCGGCTATCCGCATCCGTTTGAACTCGACTCCGCGCAGATGCGCACGATCGCGCACAAGCTCGTCGATCTGCGCCGCAACCTGCTCACCTATTACACGCTGCCCGAAGAGGCGACCGCGTTCTTCATCCAGCACAAGGTCGCGCTGATGTTCGGCAACTACGGCACGCAGCAGGTGCAGTTGCTGCGGCGTGCGGGCGCGGACGTCGGCTATGTGATTCCGGACGAAGGCGCGCTCGCGTGGCTCGATTGCTGGTCGATGACGCGCGCGGCGAGCGACAAGCCGCTCGCGCTCGCGTGGATCAACTACATGCTCGAACCGAGCGTGAGCGCGTTGCTCACGCAGCGCCAGGGACTCGCGAATACGCTGAGCGAGCCGGCCGAAGGCAGCGCCGACGCGCACATCGTCTGGCTCAGTCCGGTCGAGGATATCGAGCGCCGCGAGCAACTGTGGGCGCGGATCGTGTCGGGCGACCGTTCGGAGCGCTTCTGA
- a CDS encoding diguanylate cyclase domain-containing protein yields MLRRGLTFKLSVLLACIGVLASGATGYYAYRANRTMLVNEAEHSLQTSTELLGQRIAVSIDDVAADALVLATMPSSVIVAQTDDGIGPNLARERLAQVYSSFMLHHAEYLQMRLITRQHHGLEAIRFDRDSDGLVRVKGDGLQEKAQFPYVFETLAFSPGRIYTSPISVNHESGTHAAQGKPTLRLGTPIADARGAVVGVVVIDIDLAGMLRRLQSDLPSDYQVYLANEWGDFLVHPDASKTFGFDRGRRVLMQDSFPVTKQLFEQRQSEVLVNGLTGSGEAAGRVLAFVRRPFGGSEGNRFIVLGLAKPLEDVLSGANQLGSRIIRMVLVFSALSVLLAILFARALTKPLHLLAHAATHLFAEHAMHTLPLKRTDEIGVLARCFERLRREIRAQMDALHSKQSELVHLASHDVLTGLPNRMLFMQKLENAIDEARFRREGLAVLFVDLDGFKQINDQFGHSVGDKVLVTIARRLKDVLYAADVVARLGGDEFIVLIEGPRAAEVTPAIAARIMDALNETLSVDGNSMTVGASIGISEFPHDSGNAEELLLNADAAMYAAKSGGRCAYLRYRDLLAARLDEQAEQARELARAQLAQAQAARDATEGREAEPTA; encoded by the coding sequence ATGCTGCGCCGCGGCCTGACCTTCAAGCTATCCGTGCTGCTCGCGTGCATCGGCGTGCTGGCGTCGGGCGCGACCGGCTATTACGCGTATCGCGCCAATCGCACGATGCTCGTCAACGAAGCCGAGCACAGCCTGCAGACTTCGACGGAGCTGCTCGGCCAGCGCATCGCGGTATCGATCGACGACGTCGCGGCGGACGCGCTCGTGCTCGCGACGATGCCGTCGTCGGTAATCGTCGCGCAGACCGACGACGGCATCGGCCCGAACCTTGCCCGCGAGCGGCTCGCGCAGGTGTATTCGAGCTTCATGCTGCACCACGCGGAGTATCTGCAGATGCGGCTGATCACGCGGCAGCATCACGGGCTCGAGGCGATCCGTTTCGATCGCGACAGCGACGGTCTCGTGCGGGTCAAGGGTGACGGTCTGCAGGAAAAAGCTCAATTCCCCTACGTGTTCGAAACGCTCGCGTTTTCGCCGGGCCGCATCTACACGTCACCGATTTCGGTCAATCACGAATCCGGCACGCATGCGGCGCAAGGCAAGCCGACGCTGCGCCTAGGCACGCCGATCGCGGACGCGCGCGGCGCGGTGGTCGGCGTGGTCGTGATCGACATCGACCTGGCCGGCATGCTGCGGCGTTTGCAGAGCGATCTGCCGAGCGACTATCAGGTCTATCTGGCGAACGAGTGGGGCGACTTCCTGGTTCATCCCGACGCGTCGAAGACCTTCGGCTTCGACCGCGGCCGGCGCGTGCTGATGCAGGACAGCTTCCCGGTCACGAAGCAGCTGTTCGAGCAACGGCAGAGCGAGGTGCTCGTCAACGGTCTCACCGGGTCCGGCGAGGCGGCCGGGCGCGTGCTCGCGTTCGTGCGGCGGCCGTTCGGCGGTTCGGAGGGCAATCGCTTCATCGTGCTCGGTCTCGCCAAGCCGCTCGAGGACGTGTTGAGCGGTGCCAATCAGCTCGGCTCGCGGATCATTCGCATGGTGCTGGTGTTCAGCGCCTTGTCGGTACTGCTGGCGATCCTGTTCGCGCGGGCGCTGACCAAGCCGCTGCATCTGCTCGCGCATGCGGCGACTCACCTGTTCGCCGAGCACGCGATGCACACCTTGCCGCTCAAACGCACCGACGAAATCGGCGTGCTCGCGCGCTGCTTCGAGCGTTTGCGCCGCGAAATTCGCGCGCAGATGGATGCGCTGCACAGCAAGCAAAGCGAGCTCGTGCATCTGGCCTCGCACGACGTGCTGACCGGCTTGCCGAACCGCATGCTGTTCATGCAGAAGCTCGAAAACGCGATCGACGAGGCAAGATTTCGCCGCGAAGGCCTCGCCGTGCTGTTCGTCGACCTCGACGGCTTCAAGCAGATCAACGATCAGTTCGGTCACTCCGTCGGCGACAAGGTGCTGGTCACGATCGCGCGCCGTCTGAAGGACGTGCTGTACGCCGCGGACGTGGTCGCGCGGCTCGGCGGCGACGAATTCATCGTGCTGATCGAAGGGCCGCGCGCGGCGGAAGTCACGCCCGCGATCGCCGCGCGCATCATGGATGCGCTGAATGAAACGCTGAGCGTCGACGGCAATAGCATGACGGTCGGCGCGAGCATCGGCATCAGCGAGTTCCCGCACGACAGCGGCAATGCCGAGGAACTACTGCTGAATGCCGATGCCGCGATGTATGCGGCGAAATCGGGCGGACGTTGCGCGTATCTGCGCTATCGGGATCTGCTCGCGGCGCGGCTCGACGAACAGGCTGAGCAGGCGCGGGAGCTTGCCCGCGCCCAGCTCGCCCAGGCGCAGGCCGCGCGCGATGCGACCGAGGGGCGCGAGGCGGAGCCCACCGCGTGA
- a CDS encoding serine hydrolase domain-containing protein, translated as MQDRLQQAVQFAVDHESLWDRHVGGAWGVHVNDPPPWNTLLGPVHDRGPVSGAIAVDGRVLTSWGEPDRADLTFSVAKMYLALLAGVAHDRGLLPDVDEPVRVRVPNIGFDDEHNAPISWAHLLQQTSEWRGTYFGLSDQADHYRAVNFAAPPDGKKGELRPLQRPGTYWEYNDVRINQFSLALLHLFRQPLPEVFREAIMRPSGASENWQWVGYDNAWVEIDGRRMQSVPGGTHWGGGMSVSANDQLKVAQMLLDDGIANGQRVLSSEWIARMRMPCAIAPFYGYLVWLNTGRKVFPNVPESSYFGVGAGSSFTWVEPERRITVVVRWLNPAAANEFFGLVLDALDNLGR; from the coding sequence ATGCAAGACCGTTTGCAGCAAGCCGTGCAGTTCGCGGTGGATCATGAATCGCTTTGGGACCGCCATGTGGGTGGCGCATGGGGTGTGCACGTGAACGACCCGCCGCCATGGAACACGCTGCTTGGTCCAGTGCATGATCGTGGGCCGGTGTCCGGCGCAATCGCCGTCGACGGCCGCGTGCTGACGAGCTGGGGCGAGCCGGATCGCGCCGATCTGACCTTCAGCGTCGCGAAGATGTACCTCGCGCTGCTCGCCGGCGTTGCGCACGATCGCGGCCTCTTGCCCGACGTCGACGAACCGGTGCGCGTGCGGGTGCCCAACATCGGCTTCGACGACGAACACAACGCGCCGATCAGCTGGGCGCATCTGCTGCAGCAAACGAGCGAATGGCGCGGCACGTACTTCGGTTTGTCGGATCAGGCGGACCACTACCGCGCGGTCAATTTCGCCGCGCCGCCCGATGGCAAGAAGGGCGAGCTGCGTCCGCTGCAACGGCCGGGCACCTACTGGGAATACAACGACGTACGCATCAACCAGTTCTCGCTCGCGCTGCTGCATCTGTTCCGTCAGCCGCTGCCCGAGGTGTTTCGCGAAGCGATCATGCGGCCTTCGGGCGCAAGCGAAAACTGGCAATGGGTCGGCTACGACAACGCGTGGGTCGAGATCGATGGGCGACGCATGCAGTCGGTGCCGGGCGGCACGCACTGGGGCGGCGGCATGTCCGTCAGCGCGAACGACCAGTTGAAGGTCGCGCAGATGCTGCTCGACGACGGCATCGCGAATGGCCAGCGCGTGTTGTCGTCCGAATGGATCGCGCGCATGCGCATGCCGTGCGCGATCGCGCCGTTCTATGGGTACCTCGTGTGGCTCAATACCGGACGCAAGGTATTTCCGAACGTGCCGGAGTCGAGCTATTTCGGCGTCGGCGCAGGCAGTTCGTTCACGTGGGTCGAACCGGAGCGGCGCATCACGGTGGTCGTGCGCTGGCTGAATCCGGCCGCGGCGAACGAGTTTTTCGGACTCGTGCTCGACGCGCTCGACAACCTCGGCCGCTAA
- a CDS encoding porin translates to MNKKILTAATLAVFATAAHAQSSVTLYGLIDAGISYVNNSKTATGHSSLTKYDDGVAQGSRWGLRGTEDLGNGLKALFLLENGFSSANGTAGQGGAMFGRQAYVGLAQNNVGSLTFGRQYSFSTDYLGSNYATGGQTVAGNYAYHINDVDQLTSSRINNSVKFSSANFAGLTFGAMYGFSNTAGGFAGTPATGTTTAPVAGSSRAYSFGANYANGPFGIGAAYTDIRYPGQASPAFSTSLANVSFPTIGTGQIQDLRTVGVGGRYAFGPATLWALYTNTRLAPISGQSTTFAAYEAGAKYAFTPAITAGAGYTYMHLSGANAGHWNQVNLSGDYALSKRTDVYVLGIYQIASGHNGTQNLQAQIGSSASYFSTSGVGADNQLAFRVGLRHKF, encoded by the coding sequence TTGAACAAAAAAATCCTGACCGCCGCCACGCTCGCCGTCTTCGCCACCGCCGCTCACGCACAAAGCAGCGTCACGCTGTACGGCCTGATCGACGCGGGCATCAGCTACGTGAACAACTCGAAAACGGCCACCGGCCACAGCAGCCTGACCAAGTACGACGATGGCGTCGCGCAGGGCAGCCGTTGGGGCCTGCGTGGCACGGAAGACCTCGGTAACGGCCTGAAGGCGCTGTTCCTGTTGGAAAACGGCTTCAGCAGCGCGAACGGCACCGCCGGCCAGGGCGGCGCGATGTTCGGCCGCCAGGCGTACGTTGGTCTGGCACAGAACAACGTCGGTTCGCTGACCTTCGGTCGCCAGTACTCGTTCTCGACCGACTACCTCGGCTCCAACTACGCGACCGGCGGCCAGACCGTCGCGGGTAACTACGCGTACCACATCAACGACGTCGATCAGCTCACGTCGAGCCGTATCAACAATTCGGTGAAGTTCAGCAGCGCGAACTTCGCCGGCCTGACGTTCGGCGCGATGTACGGCTTCTCGAACACGGCTGGCGGCTTTGCCGGCACGCCGGCTACGGGCACGACGACGGCCCCGGTCGCGGGTTCGTCGCGCGCTTATAGCTTCGGCGCGAACTACGCGAACGGCCCGTTCGGTATCGGCGCAGCGTACACGGACATTCGTTACCCGGGCCAGGCATCGCCGGCCTTCTCGACGTCGCTGGCTAACGTGAGCTTCCCGACGATCGGCACCGGCCAGATCCAGGATCTGCGCACGGTCGGCGTTGGCGGCCGTTACGCGTTCGGTCCGGCGACGCTGTGGGCGCTGTACACGAACACGCGCCTCGCACCGATCTCGGGTCAGTCGACCACCTTCGCGGCCTACGAAGCAGGCGCGAAGTACGCATTCACGCCGGCCATCACGGCAGGCGCGGGCTACACGTACATGCACCTGAGCGGCGCGAACGCCGGTCACTGGAACCAGGTGAACCTGAGCGGCGACTACGCGCTGTCGAAGCGCACGGACGTCTACGTGCTGGGCATCTACCAGATCGCGTCGGGCCACAACGGCACGCAGAATCTGCAGGCCCAGATCGGTTCGAGCGCGAGCTACTTCAGCACGTCGGGCGTCGGCGCCGACAACCAGCTCGCGTTCCGTGTCGGTCTGCGTCACAAGTTCTAA
- a CDS encoding ABC transporter substrate-binding protein, with the protein MKKLLAALTVALLATVSIGAHAKDWSTIRFGVDASYPPFESKGADGKLVGFDIDLGNEICKRVGAKCVWVENDFDGMIPALKAKKFDGVLSSMSMTPQRAEQIAFSSKLFNTPTRLVAKKGSGIMPTAESLKGKTVGVEQGTIQETYAKTYWEPKGAKVVPYQNQDQVYADLISGRLDAALQDAVQAEQGFLKTPRGAGFTFVGKDLDDPKILGNGAGIGMRKEDTDLKAKVDKAIADMIKDGTYKKIEKKYFDFDVYGS; encoded by the coding sequence GTGAAGAAACTGCTAGCGGCTTTGACGGTTGCTCTGCTTGCCACCGTCTCGATTGGCGCACACGCTAAAGATTGGTCGACGATCCGTTTTGGCGTTGATGCCAGCTATCCCCCGTTCGAGTCGAAAGGCGCGGACGGCAAGCTCGTTGGCTTCGATATCGACCTCGGCAACGAAATTTGCAAGCGCGTCGGCGCGAAGTGCGTGTGGGTGGAAAACGACTTCGACGGCATGATTCCGGCACTGAAGGCAAAGAAGTTCGACGGCGTGCTGTCGTCGATGTCGATGACGCCGCAACGCGCTGAGCAGATTGCCTTCTCGTCGAAGCTGTTCAACACGCCGACCCGCCTCGTCGCGAAGAAGGGCTCGGGCATCATGCCGACCGCTGAATCGCTGAAGGGCAAAACGGTGGGCGTCGAACAGGGCACCATCCAGGAAACCTACGCGAAGACCTACTGGGAACCGAAGGGCGCGAAAGTCGTGCCGTATCAGAACCAGGACCAGGTCTACGCCGACCTGATTTCGGGCCGTCTGGACGCAGCACTGCAGGATGCGGTGCAGGCTGAGCAGGGCTTCCTGAAGACGCCGCGCGGCGCGGGCTTTACGTTCGTCGGCAAGGACCTCGACGATCCGAAGATCCTCGGCAACGGCGCCGGCATCGGCATGCGCAAGGAAGACACCGATTTGAAGGCGAAGGTCGACAAGGCGATCGCCGACATGATCAAGGACGGCACCTACAAGAAGATCGAGAAGAAGTACTTCGACTTCGACGTGTACGGCAGCTAA
- a CDS encoding succinylglutamate desuccinylase/aspartoacylase family protein, translating to MQTQTHPLIAPSLGTARELTSFHYGPGGGQKIYIQSSLHADELPGMLVSWSLRRKLAALEAADKLRGEVVVVPVPNPIGLNQHLLGQMLGRFETGSAQNFNRNFYDLAELVLPVIESRLSGDIDANRAAIRTAMREALDAQQPTTELGSQRLALQKLSYDADVVLDLHCDWEAALHLYTNPDLWPEVEPLARYLDAKASLLALNSVGNPFDEIHSFCWSDLRSRFGERFPIPNGGISVTIELRGQRDVSYELAEKDAQAIIDYLTSRGVIHGEPAPLPPLEFAATPLAGTEPLVAPISGVLVYRCPVGAWVDVGKEIADIVDPLTDRVVTIKSTVAGVLYARHLARFATAGLEFARIAGATPFRSGSLLSN from the coding sequence ATGCAAACCCAGACCCATCCGCTGATTGCCCCGTCGCTTGGCACTGCCCGCGAACTGACGAGTTTCCACTACGGTCCCGGCGGCGGACAGAAGATCTATATCCAGTCGTCGCTGCACGCGGACGAGCTGCCCGGCATGCTGGTGTCGTGGTCGCTGCGCCGCAAGCTGGCCGCGCTTGAAGCCGCGGACAAGCTGCGCGGGGAAGTCGTGGTCGTGCCGGTGCCGAATCCGATCGGCCTGAACCAGCATCTGCTCGGCCAGATGCTCGGCCGCTTCGAAACCGGCAGCGCGCAAAACTTCAACCGCAACTTCTATGACCTCGCCGAACTCGTGCTGCCGGTCATCGAGTCGCGTCTGAGCGGCGACATCGACGCGAACCGCGCCGCCATCCGCACGGCGATGCGCGAAGCGCTCGACGCGCAGCAGCCGACCACCGAACTCGGCTCGCAGCGCCTCGCGCTGCAAAAGCTCTCGTACGACGCCGACGTCGTGCTCGATCTGCATTGCGACTGGGAAGCAGCGTTGCACCTGTACACCAATCCGGACCTGTGGCCCGAAGTCGAGCCGCTCGCGCGCTACCTGGACGCGAAGGCGTCGCTGCTCGCGCTGAACTCGGTCGGCAATCCGTTCGACGAAATCCACAGCTTCTGCTGGTCGGATCTACGCAGCCGTTTCGGCGAGCGCTTCCCGATCCCGAACGGCGGAATTTCGGTCACGATCGAGCTGCGCGGCCAGCGTGACGTGTCCTACGAGCTGGCCGAAAAAGACGCACAGGCCATCATCGACTATCTGACCTCGCGCGGCGTGATCCACGGCGAACCGGCGCCGCTGCCGCCGCTCGAATTCGCGGCGACGCCGCTCGCGGGCACCGAGCCGCTCGTCGCGCCGATCAGCGGCGTGCTCGTCTATCGCTGCCCGGTCGGCGCGTGGGTGGACGTGGGCAAGGAAATCGCGGACATCGTCGATCCGCTGACGGACCGCGTCGTCACGATCAAAAGCACCGTGGCCGGCGTGCTGTACGCGCGGCATCTGGCGCGCTTCGCCACGGCCGGCCTCGAGTTCGCGCGCATTGCCGGCGCAACGCCGTTCCGCAGCGGCTCGTTGCTGAGCAACTGA